A genomic segment from Polyangium mundeleinium encodes:
- a CDS encoding hemerythrin domain-containing protein, with protein sequence MKATDLLKQHHREVEELFREIEGAEDEDERASLREELANALAAHTAIEEEIFYPAAMEALGPSGRIREAFEEHAVADFALYRLMSVSVGDETFSAKLGALKDIVMNHVEEEESELLPQAEGEMEREQLEHLGERLSVRFSERVAEGHRPILERSLGIAARQVAAQAPGAKKASAPRKRAPAKRQAMPKRAAGAAKRGAAQRGAAQRGAAKAAPAKRGAAAAQKRNAGAVAGGAARTQARKSAASQKAPAARGQGASRTQSQSQRGSAGAPAAQRGAQRGAQRGAQSGGARGAQKGMARGGNTRGQAAPAPRKQRARG encoded by the coding sequence ATGAAGGCGACCGACCTACTCAAGCAGCATCACCGCGAAGTCGAAGAGTTGTTCCGCGAGATCGAGGGCGCCGAGGACGAGGACGAGCGTGCCTCGCTCCGCGAGGAGCTCGCCAACGCGCTCGCGGCGCACACGGCGATCGAGGAGGAGATCTTCTATCCGGCGGCGATGGAGGCGCTCGGCCCGAGCGGTCGCATCCGCGAGGCCTTCGAGGAGCACGCGGTGGCGGATTTCGCGCTCTATCGGCTGATGTCGGTCAGCGTGGGCGACGAGACGTTCTCGGCCAAGCTCGGCGCGCTCAAAGACATCGTGATGAACCACGTCGAGGAGGAGGAGAGCGAGCTCCTGCCCCAGGCAGAGGGGGAAATGGAGCGTGAGCAGCTCGAGCACCTCGGGGAGCGGCTCTCGGTGCGGTTCTCGGAGCGCGTCGCGGAGGGGCACCGCCCGATTCTGGAGCGCAGCCTGGGGATCGCGGCGCGGCAGGTGGCCGCGCAGGCGCCCGGGGCAAAGAAGGCTTCGGCGCCGCGCAAGCGCGCGCCGGCGAAGCGCCAGGCGATGCCGAAGCGGGCGGCGGGCGCGGCGAAGCGTGGCGCGGCGCAGCGGGGTGCGGCGCAGCGGGGCGCGGCGAAGGCGGCGCCGGCGAAGCGGGGCGCGGCGGCCGCGCAGAAGCGGAACGCGGGCGCCGTGGCGGGCGGGGCGGCGCGGACGCAAGCGCGCAAGAGCGCGGCGTCGCAGAAGGCGCCGGCGGCGCGGGGGCAGGGGGCGTCGCGGACGCAGTCGCAGTCGCAGCGCGGCAGTGCGGGCGCGCCTGCGGCGCAGAGGGGCGCGCAGAGGGGCGCGCAGAGGGGCGCGCAGAGCGGGGGCGCGCGTGGGGCGCAGAAGGGGATGGCGCGCGGCGGGAACACGCGGGGCCAGGCGGCGCCGGCGCCGCGCAAGCAGCGGGCGCGGGGCTGA
- a CDS encoding TonB-dependent receptor domain-containing protein, producing the protein MSRWSHAIALAAGLLAARPAFAQPQAPKAPAGQANVTLPTVVEHVDAVYPPDKLAQGVDTTVEVLVTVERNGTVGDAQIAVSGGEAFDAAALAAVRRWRFSPATRDGVPIRARIRVPFHFAPEPHPPVPVPPGAPTDTPPTDAGPAPSPGPPAPPGKPPADKPPPDKHTHSHGEQPAELDSGLALPHAVAEPGKPIEIHVQGRPNPPRRGASDFRLGRAVLDSAPRPTTADLIKSAPGFHVMRPEGDAVAQRVSLRGFDADHGQDIQFTVGGTIPLNQPSHIHGQGYADLNVLIPETVRSLRVLEGVYDPHQGDFAVAGSVDFDLGVEERGVRATASYGSFDTKRLVAIFAPAGQSEETFGAAVVRTTDGFGDGVRGSITGGFTGQYRFELPGDLSALVHLSSYGARSTVAGVLRRDDIDRRVVDFYGAYPDTSARSQSAAATRTQASFSLQRTGDDGSEASFGLWGAYATYRSRLNFTGYTQRSRLRPTWAGRGDLIEQSNDDGGFGARASYRTRRYEAASWLKAQLTLGADAEAHSIDQAQNLLEAPQNETWDRRVDTTVRSLRIGAFADALFTFSRWARLRGGLRADLISFDIDDRLGNQVPAFREETHFIGYRRTAAGIAWGPRATLEVDPLPSLRLFAAYGRGYRSPQARQLEEGEQAPFATVHSYEAGARYQYEPARISATLVAYETRLSYDLAFDAEEGRLERIGPTTRRGLVAYLQANPLTGFNASISATFVRATLDSPPPPTPENPTPPYVEGQSLPYVPPVVVRTDVSYRRALGTLRGKPLVARAGYGATFLSPRPLPYAQEARTVFVVDASLGLRRDFVEIGVDATNLFNVRYADTEYVFVSDWRTSDIPSHLPARHISAGSPLTILGNLTFYL; encoded by the coding sequence TTGTCTCGATGGTCACACGCCATCGCCCTAGCTGCGGGCCTCCTCGCCGCGCGGCCCGCGTTTGCCCAGCCGCAAGCCCCCAAGGCGCCGGCCGGCCAGGCCAACGTCACCCTTCCGACGGTCGTCGAGCACGTCGACGCCGTCTATCCCCCGGACAAGCTCGCGCAGGGCGTCGACACCACCGTCGAGGTCCTCGTGACCGTCGAGCGCAACGGCACCGTCGGCGACGCACAGATCGCCGTCTCCGGCGGGGAAGCCTTCGACGCCGCGGCCCTCGCCGCCGTTCGTCGCTGGCGGTTCAGCCCCGCCACACGCGACGGCGTCCCCATCCGCGCCCGCATTCGTGTCCCCTTCCATTTCGCGCCCGAGCCGCATCCGCCCGTCCCCGTCCCGCCCGGCGCGCCGACCGACACTCCGCCCACGGACGCGGGCCCGGCCCCTTCGCCCGGCCCGCCCGCGCCCCCGGGCAAACCGCCCGCGGACAAGCCGCCCCCGGACAAGCACACGCATTCGCACGGCGAGCAACCTGCCGAGCTCGACTCGGGCCTCGCTTTGCCGCACGCCGTCGCCGAGCCGGGCAAGCCCATCGAGATTCACGTGCAGGGCCGGCCGAACCCTCCGCGCCGCGGCGCCTCCGACTTTCGCCTCGGCCGCGCCGTCCTCGACAGCGCCCCGCGGCCGACCACCGCCGACCTCATCAAGTCCGCGCCCGGCTTTCACGTCATGCGCCCCGAAGGCGACGCCGTCGCCCAGCGCGTGTCTCTCCGCGGCTTCGACGCCGATCATGGCCAGGACATCCAGTTCACCGTCGGCGGCACGATTCCCCTCAATCAGCCCTCCCACATTCACGGGCAGGGGTATGCCGACCTCAACGTTCTGATCCCCGAGACCGTGCGCAGCTTGCGCGTCCTCGAGGGCGTCTACGATCCACACCAGGGGGATTTCGCCGTCGCGGGCAGCGTCGATTTCGACCTCGGCGTCGAGGAGCGCGGCGTCCGGGCCACCGCGTCGTACGGCTCCTTCGACACGAAGCGCCTCGTCGCCATCTTCGCGCCCGCCGGCCAATCCGAGGAGACGTTTGGCGCGGCCGTCGTGCGTACGACGGACGGTTTTGGTGATGGCGTGCGCGGCAGCATCACGGGCGGTTTTACGGGGCAATACCGTTTCGAGCTGCCGGGCGACCTCTCCGCCCTCGTCCACCTCTCCTCGTATGGGGCTCGCTCCACCGTCGCGGGTGTCCTCCGCCGGGACGACATCGACCGCCGGGTCGTCGATTTCTACGGCGCCTACCCCGACACCTCCGCCCGCTCGCAATCCGCCGCCGCCACGCGCACGCAGGCGAGCTTTTCCCTCCAGCGTACCGGCGACGACGGCTCCGAGGCCTCCTTTGGCCTGTGGGGCGCGTATGCCACCTACCGCAGTCGCCTCAATTTCACCGGCTACACCCAGCGCTCGCGCCTCCGGCCCACCTGGGCCGGCCGCGGCGACCTCATCGAGCAATCGAACGACGACGGCGGCTTCGGCGCCCGCGCCTCGTATCGCACCCGCCGGTACGAGGCGGCTTCCTGGCTCAAGGCCCAGCTCACGCTCGGCGCGGACGCCGAGGCCCATTCCATCGACCAGGCGCAGAACCTCCTCGAAGCCCCGCAAAACGAGACCTGGGATCGCCGCGTCGACACCACCGTCCGCTCGCTCCGCATTGGCGCCTTCGCCGACGCCCTGTTCACGTTTTCCCGCTGGGCGCGCTTGCGCGGCGGCCTCCGCGCCGACCTCATCTCCTTCGACATCGACGACCGCCTCGGCAACCAGGTCCCCGCCTTCCGCGAAGAAACCCATTTCATCGGGTATCGTCGCACCGCCGCCGGCATCGCCTGGGGCCCGCGCGCCACGCTCGAAGTCGATCCCTTGCCCTCGTTGCGCCTCTTCGCTGCTTATGGCCGCGGGTATCGCTCGCCGCAGGCCCGGCAGCTCGAAGAGGGCGAGCAGGCGCCCTTCGCCACGGTGCATAGCTACGAGGCCGGCGCGCGGTATCAATACGAACCCGCCCGCATTTCGGCCACCCTCGTCGCGTACGAGACCCGCCTCTCCTACGACCTCGCCTTCGACGCGGAGGAAGGCCGGCTGGAGCGGATCGGCCCGACCACCCGCCGCGGCCTCGTCGCCTACCTCCAGGCCAATCCGCTGACCGGCTTTAATGCCTCGATCAGCGCCACGTTCGTCCGGGCCACCCTCGATTCCCCGCCGCCGCCGACCCCGGAAAACCCCACGCCGCCCTATGTCGAGGGCCAATCGCTCCCCTACGTTCCGCCCGTCGTCGTGCGGACCGACGTCTCCTATCGCCGCGCCCTGGGCACGCTCCGCGGCAAACCCCTCGTCGCCCGCGCCGGGTACGGCGCCACGTTCTTGTCGCCGCGCCCGCTGCCGTATGCCCAGGAGGCCCGCACCGTCTTCGTCGTCGACGCTTCGCTCGGCTTGCGCCGCGATTTCGTGGAGATCGGCGTCGACGCCACGAACCTCTTCAACGTGCGTTATGCGGACACCGAGTACGTCTTCGTCTCCGATTGGCGGACGAGCGACATCCCCTCGCATCTGCCCGCGCGCCACATTTCCGCCGGGTCGCCGCTCACGATCCTCGGCAATTTGACCTTTTACCTTTGA
- a CDS encoding GNAT family N-acetyltransferase encodes MNSVSPARPSLDPNRLEIRLLDEAVIDDAQGFSCGDSDLDEFLLVEAMRLQVRHIVRTYVAYYEGCLVGFVSLMTDSVTLETKERKLLALGHHDHPVIPALKIARLGVSTSFRATHRGCGESLVRFAWAMALESSERVGCRLLTVDAYEASVPFYERLGFLRNRAKEYRERPNTSMRLDVHAPRPPSWLSEPTAPLGGDAKEPSDA; translated from the coding sequence ATGAACAGCGTCTCTCCGGCACGCCCGTCGCTCGATCCGAACCGGCTCGAAATCCGGCTGCTGGACGAAGCGGTCATTGATGACGCGCAAGGGTTTTCCTGCGGCGATAGCGATCTCGACGAGTTCCTGCTCGTCGAGGCAATGCGCCTTCAGGTTCGGCACATCGTTCGCACGTACGTCGCATACTACGAGGGCTGTCTCGTCGGCTTCGTCTCGCTGATGACCGACTCCGTCACCCTGGAGACGAAGGAGCGAAAGCTCCTCGCGCTCGGTCACCACGACCACCCCGTGATCCCAGCTCTAAAGATCGCGCGTCTCGGCGTAAGCACGAGTTTTCGCGCTACCCATCGCGGCTGCGGAGAATCGCTCGTCCGATTCGCCTGGGCCATGGCGCTCGAATCATCCGAGCGCGTCGGTTGTCGCCTGCTAACGGTCGATGCGTACGAGGCGTCCGTGCCGTTCTACGAACGGCTCGGTTTCCTCAGGAACCGCGCCAAGGAGTACCGGGAACGACCCAACACGAGCATGCGGCTCGATGTCCACGCGCCGCGCCCCCCGTCTTGGCTTAGCGAGCCGACGGCTCCTTTGGGGGGCGACGCGAAAGAACCTTCGGACGCTTAA
- a CDS encoding sulfatase-like hydrolase/transferase gives MTPSAPIVLSSLLAVALGVSACSSGKRQEQGTPAPTTSAAALQPPAPARIVADLVDQLPGCDLEHRGLLLDTGTDAMVGRFAWTGVAPRGIDPIEHDASTWMRISNRTLRVTFVLPEASPIFVAARSMGLGARAATVSLDDQPLGTLNFQRSQIRIATTGATSLPVDPGPHTLTFRFMGRAKSGDPLVDLDWIRIGVPDESTATYGPPTLRDVILREAALSGVPHRSIALRGPGAVRCTLRLPPGARLRTSVGVLGPGEADARVRLLRDGQKPVDVLTQHLTGGDKATWTDVDLPLDPQGGPLATLELRAEGTPQGARVLFGDPVLVLPAAPPPATAKARAVVVVVMNGLDRDSLPPWHAGPTPLLPTLSELALTATTFHRHRAPTTFPGSVVGSLLTAMPPRAHTLTDFGARMPASNTTLGAVAHDASIRAAMFTGVPATFKSFGFGEGWEHFAEYPPYGNDPATAPLDAAATWLTDVLRQSPEARLLLVVHARGGHPPWDVSPKEQAQLPPSSYTGVIEPRRGAQQLATLRKKKDKKDALSAQDQERIRALEGAAMAAQDRALGGLVTALKTAGVWESTVFVVTGDVAAGAGALYAEGDGLAEPHLSLPLYVRFPDARYGGAHVNLPTEMWDLSQTTLSALGISFSRPGLGRDLSAVASGLEDSSFEPQIATLDDRFSARWGELIMTGRYDAAPFLCDLELDPTCAFNRRETLPLAAQALFRRIMARDQATRAGLQRREPATIDPDTAAALRVWGTIE, from the coding sequence TTGACGCCTTCCGCCCCGATCGTCCTCTCGTCCCTCCTCGCCGTCGCCCTCGGCGTGAGCGCCTGTAGCTCCGGCAAACGCCAGGAGCAGGGGACCCCCGCGCCCACCACCAGCGCCGCCGCCCTGCAGCCGCCTGCGCCCGCCCGCATCGTCGCCGACCTCGTCGACCAGCTCCCCGGCTGCGACCTCGAACATCGCGGCCTGCTCCTCGACACCGGCACCGATGCCATGGTCGGCCGCTTCGCCTGGACCGGCGTCGCCCCGAGGGGCATCGATCCCATCGAGCACGACGCTTCCACCTGGATGCGCATCTCGAACCGCACCCTGCGCGTCACCTTCGTCCTGCCGGAAGCGAGCCCCATCTTCGTCGCCGCTCGCTCCATGGGCCTCGGCGCCCGCGCCGCCACCGTCTCCCTCGACGACCAGCCCCTCGGCACCCTCAACTTCCAGCGCAGCCAGATCCGCATCGCCACCACCGGGGCCACCTCGCTCCCCGTCGACCCCGGCCCCCACACCCTCACCTTCCGCTTCATGGGCCGCGCCAAGAGCGGCGATCCCCTCGTCGACCTCGACTGGATCCGCATCGGCGTCCCCGACGAGAGCACCGCCACCTACGGCCCGCCCACCCTCCGGGACGTCATCCTCCGCGAGGCCGCGCTCTCCGGCGTTCCGCACCGCTCGATCGCCCTCCGCGGCCCCGGCGCCGTCCGCTGCACCCTCCGCCTCCCGCCCGGCGCTCGCCTCCGCACCTCCGTCGGCGTCCTCGGCCCCGGTGAGGCCGACGCCCGCGTGCGCCTCCTTCGGGACGGCCAGAAGCCCGTCGACGTCCTCACCCAGCACCTCACCGGCGGCGACAAGGCGACCTGGACCGACGTCGACCTCCCGCTCGACCCCCAGGGCGGCCCCCTCGCCACGCTGGAGCTCCGCGCCGAGGGCACGCCCCAGGGCGCCCGTGTCCTTTTCGGCGATCCGGTCCTCGTCCTGCCTGCGGCGCCTCCGCCGGCCACCGCCAAGGCCCGCGCCGTCGTCGTCGTCGTCATGAACGGCCTCGACCGCGACAGCCTCCCGCCGTGGCACGCGGGCCCCACGCCGCTGCTCCCGACCCTCTCCGAGCTCGCGCTCACGGCGACCACCTTCCATCGCCACCGCGCCCCGACCACCTTCCCGGGCAGCGTCGTTGGCTCCCTGCTGACGGCCATGCCGCCGCGGGCGCATACCCTCACCGATTTCGGCGCGCGCATGCCGGCCTCGAACACCACGCTCGGCGCCGTCGCCCACGACGCCAGCATTCGCGCGGCCATGTTCACCGGCGTCCCGGCCACCTTCAAATCCTTCGGGTTCGGCGAGGGCTGGGAGCATTTCGCCGAATATCCCCCCTACGGCAACGACCCGGCGACCGCGCCCCTCGACGCCGCCGCCACCTGGCTCACCGACGTCCTCCGCCAATCGCCCGAGGCGCGCCTCCTCCTCGTCGTGCACGCCCGCGGCGGACATCCGCCCTGGGACGTCTCGCCGAAGGAGCAAGCGCAGCTCCCGCCGAGCTCCTACACCGGCGTCATCGAGCCACGCCGCGGGGCGCAGCAGCTCGCGACCTTGCGGAAAAAGAAGGACAAGAAGGACGCCCTCTCCGCGCAGGACCAGGAGCGGATCCGCGCCCTCGAAGGCGCCGCCATGGCCGCGCAGGACCGCGCCCTCGGTGGCCTCGTGACCGCTCTCAAGACCGCTGGCGTCTGGGAGAGCACCGTCTTCGTCGTCACGGGCGACGTCGCGGCCGGCGCCGGCGCGCTTTACGCCGAGGGCGACGGCCTCGCCGAGCCCCACCTCTCCCTGCCGCTCTACGTTCGCTTCCCGGACGCCCGGTACGGCGGCGCCCACGTCAACCTCCCCACCGAGATGTGGGACCTCAGCCAGACGACGCTCTCCGCGCTCGGCATCTCCTTCTCCCGCCCGGGCCTCGGCCGCGACCTCTCCGCCGTCGCCTCGGGCCTCGAAGACTCCTCCTTCGAGCCGCAGATCGCCACGCTCGACGACCGCTTCTCGGCCCGCTGGGGCGAGCTCATCATGACGGGCCGCTACGACGCCGCGCCGTTCCTTTGCGACCTCGAGCTCGACCCGACCTGCGCCTTCAACCGCCGCGAAACCCTTCCGCTCGCGGCGCAGGCGCTCTTCCGCCGGATCATGGCGCGCGATCAGGCGACCCGCGCGGGCCTGCAGAGGCGGGAGCCGGCGACGATCGACCCGGACACGGCGGCGGCGCTGCGCGTGTGGGGGACGATCGAGTGA
- a CDS encoding response regulator: MDRTEGGRPEAMGVITLEGIAPPSTPERRAEAPKDARPASSPERLGGVRADFVATLGRRVVELRTAVAKLAEEPASPARRDDLRRRVHALAAAARLLRFNKLAEELKSGEALVDRVAERGKLTDDEWKALRSLLDRLPELAWGEASLVTPEREPAPRSASSGPRTLPSAERSADKPVSAAAPGIPQTVLFVGPERLAEALAKDHAEGAASFFEVERTEDLVAAPDLARALAPDVVVIDADKPGARELVASLLADPLIEGVPILLFGRFSRPDDAALYAALGVARTLPKPVSPDALRKACAEVAASYVRREIARAPIGEVTLDDLGARLAEELRRGLCDAADARARGTRIELGEGSQVLAALWGAVARIRDLVTIESQGKVRFSPSGPEGALPFAPWLGGPEQSGKATRVRALGEARGARVPTLDRLRVVVADDDAAVTWFLAGVLRAAGATVYEAHDGERAFELACEVAPDLVVSDIVMPGLDGFALCRALKRDFALRDVPVVLLSWKEDLLQRVRELGAGADGYLRKEASASAIVQRLCEILRPRLRVAERLAQGGEVRGRVDGLTPRTLLALACAHRPASTLTVRDALYLYEVEIREGRPVRATRTTADGSFERGPGVLARLLGLGAGRFVVAPVDDDAARVSGARPDLEGSLAEQLVAPIASARAAQRLLSGASLMTVERVEIDLDLLGPAEHATPEPLRSLLRSIAAGASPRALVANGKAAAHLVEDVLCDAAAHGAITAVVGEAGADLLTPAVHRESERLRGVRRPPPPALIPALADILPEPAPSTPEPISAIIDRSATPGPVLAREEVSPAPSILSLQPDEVLSVEVGSVLDLAHMPTEEPTLDVLRQLIAVKQPSPTPGPVAPRKVERLSVPVLTPAPVAVAAPAPLFAPAVITAPAAAPAPAPMAAPAAAPAAAPAPRASTLPSARPIPTSLGTLVPPPVEDLPPPPRSALPSAHAPGARTLDPDVESRPSRFRRNEKVSRDGAPPSRREGSSRTRVSAWILFAVAGTVFAVGSRLAHQRVAPAPAPAALPTVTAEGLPAAAPAPEPTPEPAAAATTPRDRREGDTADFPVMPQDLPLRAEDKVPAGQGLLEVVAGPSDSIFVDGQLIGTGPIVQSKLAPKKDPYEIRVRLRGEERVRFALVKEGRLTRLRIAPPWSR; the protein is encoded by the coding sequence TTGGACCGAACTGAAGGCGGCCGTCCCGAGGCCATGGGCGTCATCACGCTCGAGGGCATCGCTCCGCCCTCCACGCCCGAGCGGCGGGCCGAGGCGCCCAAGGACGCTCGGCCCGCGTCGTCCCCCGAGCGCCTCGGCGGCGTCCGGGCCGATTTCGTGGCCACCCTCGGCCGTCGGGTCGTCGAGCTCCGTACCGCTGTCGCCAAGCTCGCCGAAGAGCCAGCTTCCCCGGCGCGACGCGACGATCTGCGCCGCCGCGTGCATGCCCTCGCCGCCGCCGCGAGGCTGCTCCGCTTCAACAAGCTCGCCGAGGAGCTGAAGTCCGGGGAGGCCCTCGTCGACCGTGTCGCCGAGCGCGGCAAGCTCACGGACGACGAGTGGAAGGCGCTGCGAAGCCTGCTCGATCGGCTGCCCGAGCTCGCGTGGGGCGAGGCCTCGCTCGTCACGCCCGAGCGTGAGCCCGCGCCGCGATCGGCGAGCAGCGGCCCGCGCACCTTGCCCTCGGCGGAGAGGTCCGCCGACAAGCCCGTGAGCGCGGCCGCGCCGGGGATTCCGCAGACCGTCTTGTTCGTCGGCCCCGAGCGGCTCGCCGAGGCCCTCGCGAAGGATCACGCCGAGGGGGCTGCTTCGTTCTTCGAGGTCGAGCGCACCGAGGACCTCGTGGCCGCGCCCGATCTCGCGCGCGCGCTCGCGCCGGACGTCGTCGTGATCGACGCGGACAAGCCCGGCGCGCGGGAGCTCGTCGCCTCCTTGCTCGCCGATCCGCTCATCGAGGGGGTGCCGATCCTCCTCTTCGGCCGCTTCTCCCGGCCCGACGACGCTGCGCTCTACGCGGCGCTCGGCGTCGCGCGCACCTTGCCCAAGCCCGTCTCGCCGGACGCCCTGCGGAAGGCCTGCGCCGAGGTGGCCGCGAGTTACGTGCGTCGCGAGATCGCCCGCGCGCCGATCGGTGAGGTCACGCTGGACGATCTCGGCGCGCGCCTCGCCGAGGAGCTGCGTCGTGGCCTCTGCGACGCGGCCGACGCGCGCGCCCGTGGCACGCGGATCGAGCTCGGCGAGGGCAGCCAGGTGCTCGCCGCGCTCTGGGGCGCGGTCGCGCGGATCCGGGACCTCGTCACCATCGAGTCGCAAGGCAAGGTGCGGTTTTCGCCGAGCGGGCCGGAGGGCGCGCTCCCGTTCGCGCCGTGGCTCGGTGGCCCCGAGCAGTCGGGCAAGGCGACGCGCGTGCGGGCGCTCGGCGAGGCCCGCGGCGCGCGCGTGCCCACGCTCGATCGCCTCCGCGTGGTCGTGGCCGACGACGACGCCGCCGTCACCTGGTTCCTCGCCGGCGTCCTGCGCGCCGCGGGCGCCACCGTGTACGAGGCCCACGACGGCGAGCGCGCCTTCGAGCTCGCGTGCGAGGTCGCGCCCGACCTCGTCGTCAGCGACATCGTCATGCCCGGCCTCGACGGTTTTGCCCTTTGCCGCGCGCTCAAGCGTGACTTCGCGCTCCGCGACGTCCCCGTCGTGCTCCTCTCCTGGAAAGAGGACCTCCTCCAGCGCGTGCGCGAGCTCGGCGCCGGCGCGGACGGCTACCTCCGCAAGGAGGCGAGCGCTTCGGCGATCGTCCAGCGCCTCTGCGAGATCCTGCGCCCCCGCCTGCGCGTCGCCGAGCGCCTCGCGCAAGGCGGCGAGGTTCGCGGCCGCGTCGACGGCCTCACGCCCCGCACCCTGCTCGCGCTCGCCTGTGCGCACCGGCCCGCCTCCACGCTCACCGTGCGGGATGCGCTCTACCTCTACGAAGTCGAGATCCGCGAAGGCCGCCCCGTGCGGGCCACGCGCACCACGGCCGACGGCTCCTTCGAGCGTGGCCCCGGTGTGCTCGCGCGCCTCCTCGGCCTCGGCGCCGGCCGCTTCGTCGTCGCGCCCGTCGACGACGACGCCGCGCGTGTCTCCGGTGCGCGTCCCGACCTCGAAGGCTCGCTCGCCGAGCAGCTCGTCGCGCCGATCGCCTCGGCCCGCGCCGCGCAACGCCTGCTCTCGGGCGCCTCGCTCATGACCGTCGAGCGTGTCGAGATCGACCTCGACCTCCTCGGCCCCGCCGAGCACGCGACCCCCGAGCCCTTGCGCTCGCTCCTGCGCTCGATCGCGGCCGGCGCCTCGCCCCGCGCGCTCGTCGCGAACGGCAAGGCTGCCGCGCACCTCGTCGAGGACGTCCTTTGCGACGCGGCGGCCCATGGCGCGATCACCGCCGTCGTCGGCGAGGCCGGCGCGGATCTGCTCACGCCTGCCGTGCACCGCGAGTCCGAGCGGCTCCGCGGCGTGCGCCGTCCGCCGCCGCCGGCGCTCATCCCGGCGCTCGCCGACATCCTGCCCGAGCCTGCGCCGAGCACGCCGGAGCCGATCTCCGCGATCATCGACCGCTCGGCCACGCCCGGCCCGGTCCTCGCCCGCGAGGAGGTCTCGCCGGCCCCGTCGATCCTTTCGCTCCAGCCGGACGAGGTCCTCTCGGTCGAGGTCGGCTCGGTCCTCGACCTCGCGCACATGCCCACCGAGGAGCCGACGCTCGACGTACTGCGGCAGTTGATTGCGGTGAAGCAGCCCTCGCCCACGCCGGGCCCGGTCGCCCCGCGCAAGGTCGAGCGCCTGTCCGTGCCTGTGCTCACGCCCGCGCCCGTGGCCGTGGCCGCCCCGGCGCCGCTCTTCGCGCCAGCGGTCATCACCGCGCCCGCCGCCGCGCCCGCGCCCGCGCCCATGGCTGCGCCCGCCGCCGCGCCCGCCGCCGCGCCCGCGCCGCGTGCTTCGACCCTCCCGTCGGCGCGGCCCATTCCGACGTCGCTCGGCACCCTCGTCCCCCCGCCGGTCGAGGATCTCCCGCCGCCTCCGCGTTCCGCGTTGCCTTCGGCCCACGCGCCCGGCGCTCGCACCCTCGATCCCGACGTCGAGAGCCGCCCGAGCCGCTTCCGCCGCAACGAAAAGGTCAGCCGCGACGGGGCGCCGCCCTCTCGCCGCGAGGGCAGCTCGCGCACCCGCGTCAGCGCCTGGATCCTCTTCGCCGTCGCCGGCACCGTCTTCGCCGTTGGCAGCCGCCTCGCGCACCAGCGCGTCGCCCCGGCGCCCGCGCCCGCGGCGCTCCCGACCGTCACCGCGGAAGGCCTGCCCGCGGCCGCACCCGCGCCCGAGCCCACGCCCGAGCCTGCCGCGGCCGCGACGACCCCCCGCGACCGGCGCGAGGGCGACACCGCCGACTTCCCCGTCATGCCCCAGGATCTCCCTCTCCGCGCCGAGGACAAGGTCCCCGCGGGCCAGGGTCTCCTCGAGGTCGTGGCCGGGCCGAGTGATTCGATTTTCGTCGACGGCCAGCTCATCGGGACCGGGCCGATCGTCCAGTCGAAGCTCGCCCCCAAGAAGGACCCGTACGAGATCCGCGTCCGCCTCCGCGGCGAGGAGCGCGTCCGGTTCGCCCTCGTCAAGGAAGGACGCTTGACGCGCCTGCGCATCGCGCCCCCCTGGTCGCGGTAA
- a CDS encoding Uma2 family endonuclease — MMAIAMADVLQPEPMTLEQWADMDDDEPGELVDGVLVEEEVPTNLHELIVSWVSYALMTWAKERGGRVFGSDHKLGVSARRGRKPDVTVYAPRTKMSWQASLSRIPPLIVVEVISRRARDVRRDRAEKLGDYARFGVRWYWLVDPEARLIEVLELGADGRYTIAMQASTERVAVPGCEPLELELADLWKTVDEAMAEGDEEEEESGEG; from the coding sequence ATGATGGCGATCGCGATGGCAGACGTGCTTCAGCCGGAACCGATGACGCTCGAGCAGTGGGCCGACATGGATGACGACGAGCCGGGCGAGCTCGTCGACGGCGTACTGGTGGAGGAAGAGGTGCCGACGAATCTGCACGAGCTCATCGTGAGCTGGGTGTCCTACGCACTCATGACCTGGGCCAAGGAGCGCGGTGGGCGCGTCTTTGGCTCGGACCACAAGCTGGGCGTGTCCGCGCGCCGCGGCCGCAAGCCTGACGTGACGGTGTACGCGCCGCGCACCAAGATGAGCTGGCAGGCCTCGCTCTCGCGCATCCCCCCGCTCATCGTCGTGGAAGTGATCTCCCGGCGCGCGCGCGACGTGCGGCGAGATCGCGCCGAGAAGCTCGGCGATTACGCGCGCTTCGGCGTGCGCTGGTACTGGCTCGTCGACCCCGAGGCGCGGCTCATCGAGGTCCTGGAGCTCGGCGCGGACGGGCGATACACGATCGCGATGCAAGCCTCGACCGAACGCGTGGCCGTGCCCGGCTGTGAACCGCTCGAACTCGAGCTCGCCGACCTCTGGAAGACGGTCGACGAAGCCATGGCGGAAGGCGACGAGGAAGAGGAGGAGAGCGGCGAGGGCTGA